One part of the [Synechococcus] sp. NIES-970 genome encodes these proteins:
- a CDS encoding TPR domain containing protein: MLNLFTIRNFWKGLIILGLGSVAPELALAQNPEGQPWPTTITPTTPAARDRLTEGTTLIQQGNVEAAIAQFQQAIALDSQLWEAHYNLGLARSQGGDLRGAAEAFSRTIALQPDFAVAYANLGGVLIDSQNWPQAEAYIQRALALDPELAIAHYNLGLIRRHQGQTEAAVQAWQRARQLAPSFAEASIQLAELYLEGDRPEAAQPLIEQLRRSDGDLAATHYLQGRLLTRQGNFPGALQAFRTSSERDPTYANAYFAAAQVLMATGRGEAAVPLLDYALALYNQEGQTTWVQRVQALRQQL, translated from the coding sequence GTGCTGAATTTGTTTACGATTCGCAATTTTTGGAAAGGGTTAATCATCCTGGGTTTGGGAAGTGTAGCCCCGGAGTTGGCGCTCGCCCAAAATCCGGAGGGGCAACCTTGGCCGACAACCATTACCCCCACGACCCCAGCAGCCCGGGACCGCCTGACGGAAGGGACAACCTTGATCCAGCAGGGGAATGTAGAGGCGGCGATCGCCCAATTTCAGCAGGCGATCGCCCTAGATTCCCAGCTCTGGGAAGCCCACTACAATTTGGGTTTAGCCCGCAGTCAAGGGGGAGATTTACGCGGCGCCGCCGAGGCTTTTTCCCGGACCATTGCCCTACAACCGGATTTTGCGGTGGCCTACGCAAATTTAGGGGGAGTCTTGATCGATAGCCAAAATTGGCCCCAGGCAGAGGCTTACATTCAACGTGCCCTTGCACTGGATCCGGAGCTAGCGATCGCCCATTACAATCTCGGCTTGATCCGACGCCACCAGGGCCAAACAGAAGCAGCGGTCCAGGCTTGGCAGCGGGCGCGGCAGTTGGCCCCTAGCTTTGCGGAGGCGAGTATTCAATTGGCAGAACTCTATCTCGAAGGCGATCGCCCCGAAGCGGCCCAACCCTTGATTGAACAGCTCCGGCGGAGCGATGGGGATCTCGCGGCGACCCATTATCTCCAGGGGCGCTTGTTAACCCGCCAGGGAAATTTTCCAGGGGCACTCCAGGCCTTTCGCACCAGCAGTGAGCGAGACCCGACCTATGCCAATGCCTATTTCGCCGCCGCTCAGGTCCTCATGGCCACAGGACGCGGTGAGGCTGCCGTTCCCCTCCTCGATTATGCCCTTGCCCTCTATAACCAGGAGGGCCAAACAACCTGGGTGCAACGGGTACAGGCCCTCCGGCAACAGCTCTAG